A stretch of DNA from Shewanella sediminis HAW-EB3:
CCACATGGTATTTAAACATGCGGTTATCTAACTGCTCAATCTCCGGCCTGTAGGAGACAAAAATATCGTCATCTAAGCCCGCATCACTGTAGCCGATATACTCGGGTGCCAGAGGCAGGAGTATCTTCTTGTGACTGCCATCGAGCTGTTTTCCCGCCAACAGGTTAAACAGATAGAAGAATGCACTTTGGCTGCCGTTGGTCAGGCTGATATTTTTCTCGCTGATATCCCAGCCATAGGTCTCATGTAACAGATCTGCTAAAGCCTTTAAGAAGGTGTTTTTACCCTGTGGGCCGTCATAATTACCCAATGCCGCGACCAGATCGCCATTTTCCAGCATCTCGCTTGTCGCCTGGTGAAAGTAATCCTGCATCGCCGGAATCGTTGCCGGATTACCGCCTCCCAACATGATGGCTCCCGGCGTGCGCAGGCCCTCATTGAGATCATCCATCAGACGGTTGATACCGGAATAACGATTAAACTTTTCACCAAACTTAGAAAACTGCATGACACCTACACCTGAAAATACCGAAATGGCTTAAGAATGCCTGTGATATCAATATTCAGAGAGAAACGCACCCATTATTTCAATTATTAGTGACTAATATGGATTTCATCAAAGTTTTGGCAAAAAATAGCGAACAATTTGTTCATTTGTTCAATCGGGTCAAATAACAGGTTGCTCTCTTAGAATAAGGGATCGGGGCATGTCCTATATGGGGTTGTTGATGTCGGATGGGGTTATTTTTTTCTGAGGAGAGGGTCGATACTTATTCGGTTCGGTCGGTGAATGAAGTGTTAGGCGCCGATAGCCGCAACGCTTGAGTCACAACAACCATATTGTCAGAAGGCCGGTCGCAGCGGTCAGAACCAGAGGCAGCATTACCCAGCGTATCATCCCGGCGCCGCCGACAAATACAGCCAGACAGCCTTTGAATAGGGTATTGGAAATACTCGCTAACACGATGCCAAGCACTGCCATATCTGGTGAGATATCTTCTCCGGCCATTCTGGAAAGCGTCAGGTTAATGGCATCGACATCGGCGACACCCGACACCAGTGCTATCAAGAACACGCCAGATTCCCCTAACCATTCCACAATCGCCCGGCCAACCAGCGCCACCGTGACTAACAGAAGCCCGAATAACATGGCCGATGCCAGTTTCAGCGGGTTTTTTGGTTGCACATCATCCAGTACCAGCTGATTGCCATTGTGACGATATATCAGTGCCGCACAGCCGAAGGCAACTGCGAGCATCAATACCAGAGGAATGAAAAGCGCATCCACTAGTGCCGGTTTAATTAACGCCACGACCAATATCATGCGCGGAAACATCACACCGCAGGCCACAAGTACGCCTACCGAACAAAGCTGTTGCAGGGAGGGGTGATCGCGGGAGAGGCGTGATAGCTGCAGTGTCAGCGCTGTCGATGAAAGCAAGCCTCCGGCAAAACCTGTCATCAAGATGCCTCGCTGAGCCCCCAACATACGGATCATAAAATATCCGACGAAGGATATCAGTGCGATCAGTACCACCATTAACCAGGTTTCATAGGGATTGATCGCTTGCCAGGGACCATAGCCTTGGTCAGGCAATACGGGTAACAGCACCACGGAGATGATAAGCAGGTTTAGCCCGGCGTTCAGCTCGGCTTGTGACAGTTGCATCAGCAACTTGTGGAGGAAATGTTTCGAGCGCAGCAGCAAGGTGGTGACTACCCCGCAAACCGCTGCGATAACGATCTGATCCAGCCCGGCCAGCGCACCGAGCAGAAAGGTTATCACCATGGCCATATTGCTGGTCATGCCAATATCCGAAGTCTCGCGGCTGCTGATCAGGTAAGCGGCGACTGTCATTGCAGTAACACAAGCAAAGGCTACGGCGAGGATGAGGGCCCCAAGTTGAGATGTCAGCAAACCGGTGATACCGCCGAGAAGACCTATCAGGCCGAAGGTGCGAAGCCCAGCCACTCGTTTACCTTCTGCAATATTGCGGTTACTCCAGCCGCGCTCCACCCCCACCAATAGTCCGATGGCCAAAGCAGAGCCTAATAGTAACAGTTGATAGATACTGGTCTCCATCTCTCCTTTCCGCAGTCTTTGAATAAGATATTGCTGCCTATTGTTAATAGTAGATCAAACAGAGGGGCCGGGCGGGGTAGTATTGAAAAATATGACAAAAGATCCTTTTATATTCATCGATAGAGCGGAGGGGGAAGGTAACAGAGAACGACCTAAGTACTCAGGCTAAGTGCCCATATTAATCGCTCATGATTTTAGGCCTTGGTGTGTACTGTTCAACGAGGGAATGGTTACTCGAGTGAGGGACGCTAAACATTGCCTATTCGATTAACTTTTCTTACTATAGCGACACTAAAAAATACTCTGTATTTTCCGTCGTTTTCCGAGAACTTAATGAAATTTATCCACACTTCCGATTGGCACATTGGCCGCCAGCTGCATAATCAAAGCTTAATCGATGACCAGCGTCATATATTGGTTCAAATACTTGCGCTTGCCGAAGAGCATGAGGTCGATGCCGTTATTATTGCCGGTGATATCTATGATCGCTCCATTCCGCCGGCCAATGCAGTTGCCCTGCTCGATGATGTGGTCAATAGCCTGGTCAATGTGATGAAGCTTCCTGTGATCATGATTGCGGGAAACCACGATGGTCATGAACGCCTTGGTTTCGCTTCCCGGCAGATGTCTGACAGCGGTTTACATATTATCGGTCCACTGCATAAAGAGCTGTCGCCCATAACCCTTAAAGGAAAGTCAGGCAGTGCGGTGTTTTATGGCTTGCCCTATGCCGATCCCGCGACGGTTCGCCAGGTGTTTGACTGTGAAGCAGGTAGCCATGAGCAGGCCATGGGGGTATTGCTGGAACAGGTTCATGAACATGACAGTCAAGGTCTTCCAAAGGTCGTGATTGGTCACTGTTTTCTCGATGGTGGTAGCGAGTCAGAGTCTGAGCGGCCATTGAGTATCGGTGGGGCTGATAAAATATCGCCAACACTGTTCACCCCGTTTAATTATACCGCTCTTGGTCATCTTCATGGTCCGCAGTACAAAGGGGAGGAGCAGGTTAGATATTCAGGCTCCATCCTGAAGTACTCATTCAGTGAGCAGCACCAGAAAAAGTCGGTCACTTTAGTCGATTTCGACAGCCAGGGTAAGGCGCAGATAGAGCTACTGCCTCTGACTGCCAAACGTGATGTCCGTATTGTCGAAGGTGAGTTATCTGCCTTGTTAGAGGCTGGTAAGACAGATCCCAATTGTGATGATTACCTGATGGTTCGGCTTTTAGATAAGCATGCAATCTTAGATGCCATGGGCAAGTTACGCTCGGTTTACCCTAACGTGTTACATCTGGAGCGAACCGGCTTGATGACTGATAACGGCCAGCTGGAGATCCGCCGGGATCATATTAAGAAGGGGGAGCTGGATATGTTTACCGAGTTCTTCTCTCAGGTATCTGGGGATCCTATGAATGAAGCGCAGCAGCAAGCCATGGTGCAGGCTATCGATGAACTGCATAAGGGAGAGCAAGTATCATGAGACCACTTTCACTCTCAATGTCGGCCTTTGGCCCCTTTGCTTCGACCCAAGTCACCGATTTTTCGGCGCTGGGCAGCAATCCGCTTTTTTTAATCAACGGACCTACAGGCGCGGGTAAAACCACGATCCTCGATGCCATCTGTTTTGCCCTTTATGGCAAGACGACAGGCGATGAGCGCGAAGGTAGCCAGATGCGCTGTGATTTATCCGTCGATACTCTGTTGACTGAGGTCACCTTTAGTTTTGCGCTGGGTGAAAAGCAATACAGAATAAGACGCGTACCCGAACAGCAGCGAGCCAAGAAAAGTGGCGATGGTTACACGGTACAAAAGCCGGAGGCCCAGCTGTATCGAGTCGATAGCGATGGCACCGAGCATCTGCTCGTTGCCAGCAAGGTATCCGAGGCAACTGCCGAGATAGAGCAATTGACCGGACTCGATGCCGACCAATTTCGTCAGGTGATGGTATTGCCTCAGGGGAAATTTCGTGAACTCTTGATGGCGGACTCGAAAGACAGAGAGAAGATCTTCAGTCAGCTATTTCAGACTCAGATCTATCGCAAAATTGAAGACAAATTAAAACTGCAAGCGTCAAAGATACGCAATGATGTGAGAGACCATCGTAATAAATGTGACGGCATGCTGCACAGCGTCTCACTGGACTCAGACGAGGCCTTAAATGCCGAACTTGCCGAGGTGACGCCAAGGTTAACTCAAGCCTCAGAGAGTAAAGATAAGGCGAAGCTTGCCCTGATCGATGCCAATAAGCAGCTTGAATCTGCCAAGTTGCTCGTTAATGACTTCGATGCGCTAGATAAACTTCAGCAAACAGCAACACATTTAGCTGAGCAGAAAGAGGCGATAGCAGAGCGTCAGCTTCAGTTCGAAAACGGCCAAAAGGCGCAGCAATTAAAACCTGTTTTAGATATGTCATTGGCTCGTGAGTCAGAAGTGGCTCAGGCGCAAGCTGGTATTACCCAAGCTCAGTTTTCCAAGCAACAGACTGAACAGGCGTTAACCATTAGTCAGGCAAAATTCGACACCTTGGCCGAGCAGGAGCAGAAATTACAAGATGTCCAGAGTAATGAGCAATACTTAAATTCGCTAAAACCACAGCTTCTTGGGCTCGATGGACTGGAAAAAGAGCTGCACACAGCAATGCTCTCGCTCAATCGGGCAAAAGATAAGGGCATTAAAGCAAGCGCGACCTTAAAGGGAATAGAGCTTGAGAGACAAAACGCCGAGCTACGCGTTCCCCAGTTAGAACAAGTGGCCAGTGAGCTGCTCAATGTCCAGCAAACACTCACGGCGCAAGGCGAGTTGATTGAGCGTTATCAGCAATGGCAAGTTGCCGGCAATCAGGTTGCTAAAACTGAGCAAGCGTTGAAACTTGCAGAGGAGAAAGGTAAGCAGTTTCGTCTGGAGGCTAAAGAGAAAGGTGATGCTTATGACCAGTTACAATTAATCTGGCATCGTGGTCAAGCGAGTATATTGGCACAAAAGCTAAACCCGGGTGAGCCTTGCCCCGTGTGTGGCAGCGCTGAGCATCCAAACCCTGCCCATAGTGAGCAGGTACTGCCGACAGAAGATGATTTAGAATCAAGCAAACTGGTTTGTGAAACTGCTAAAGGAGTTTTGAATCAAGTTATAGCCGATTATAAAGGGTTAAAAGCACAGTTACAGGAGCAAGCGAAGCTCAGAGATGAATATCAACAACGACTCGGTGAGTGGGCTTCTCATCCCCTTGAGTCGTTGCAGTCGCATCTTGAGCAAGTTCAGTTGCAAGTGAATCATGCGAATGCTGCGGCTCAGGAGTTAACTCAGCTCAGGCTGCAGTTGCAAACTTGGCTGACCAAGGAGAGGGAGCTACAACATCAATTAGAAGCTGACCGAGAATATTTCCACACTCTGCAGAATAATTCAGCATCACTACAGGGCAAACGTGATCAGGCATTAGCGGCAATACCCGATCAGTATCGTAGTTTAGATGCGCTTAATACCGCGATAAATCAAGCGCAGGTCTTGCTTAACGGTTTACAGCAAACGATAGGTGAGATCCGTCAGGCTCACACTCAAGCGCGTGAGCAAGATGCCGCTCAAACAGAAGCATTGGCGGCGGCTCAGTCGAATTCAATCCGAGCAACGCAGAAAAGTGATGAGGCTCAAGTCGATCTCAATGGGCAATTGGCCGCTTCTGGTTTCGAGAATAAGCAGGCGTTAACACAAGCGCTGTTATCGAGTGAAGCGTTAAAGCTGATAGCCGATGAGATTGCCAAATATCGGCAGGATTGCATCGCGAACCAGACGACATTAGCTCAATTGGCAGAGAAGTTAGCCGAGCAAGTTAAACCTCAACTAGCCGAATTTGAGGGGCGTGTAGCAAGTACTCAGGCTGAGCAACAAGAGGCTGAACATAGTTGGCAGGCATTGCAGGGCCGAGTGACGCAATTGACTCAGACTCAAAAGCAGTTACATGAGGCTGACAATCAAGCCAAGAAGCTGGAAGAGGAGTATGCCGTTATCGGCACCTTAGCCGATGTGGCCAATGGCAATACCGGCAACAAGATCAGCCTGCAGCGCTTCGTGCTCAGTGTGCTACTCGATGATGTCTTGCTCGAGGCGAGTCATCGCCTGCAGGTGATGAGTAAGGGGCGTTATCGTTTGCTGCGCAAAGAGGACAGGGCCAAGGGTAATAAAGCGTCAGGCCTGGAACTCGAGGTCGAAGATGCCTATACCTCTAAGGTGCGTCCCGTCGCGACCCTCAGTGGTGGTGAAAGCTTTATGGCAGCCCTATCGATGGCTCTTGGCTTATCGGATGTTGTACAGGCGTATGCGGGGGGCATTAAGCTCGATACCCTCTTTATCGATGAAGGGTTTGGCAGTTTGGATCAAGATTCGCTGGACTTGGCTATTCGTACCTTGATGGATCTGCAATCCACCGGGCGCATGATCGGGGTTATCTCCCATGTCTCAGAGATGAAAGAGCAGATAGGTACCCGTGTCGATATCATTAAGTCATCAATGGGCAGCGAGACCCGGCTGGTCTTGCCGTGACTATTGCGTGACTACTGTGTTAGTGCGCTGATTGACCCAATGGTTGAGAGCTAATCCAGAAGCTAATCTCATTTGCAATCTTATTTCCTACTCTTGTGACATTAAGAATAATTATTCTTAATGTCACTCATATATTCATATCTCCTGTTTGTAGTTCCACTTTTTTTTGGTATAAATATGCTGGCTTTCTTACCGCGACAGGTAAGAACACCAATTTTAAAATACTGCATCAAAGCGATAACAGGCCCTTAGCCATAGTCTCCATAAGTAGACTCGATTGATGACGCTTTGATAGCAGTTGTTTCAGTTTCTTAAAGAAAACTGTAATAGCCATACAAAAGAATAATAATGTGAAGATGGGGCCAAGCTTGCAAACAGGTAAATTCTCTTTTTTTAAAATGTCTCAGATAAATACTCAGGTACTCTCATTTTTACAAGAGTCGAGTATCCATAAAAAAGTATTATTAGGTGCGGGTCTGCTTATCGGTGCGGCCATATTGTGGCCAACTCATCAGCAAGTGTTGCCTCAGCGTATTCCTATCGACTTAGATATCGATGCACTTGTCAGTCAGATAAGTTCCACAGTAGCCACAGAGGCTGTGTCAGTTGTAAAACCAGATTTTGACAAGAGTATTATCAGCGGCGATACCTTAAGTGGCCTTTTTGTTCAGGCCGGTGTCGATCAGCAAACCATGTACCGGGTCTTAGAGGCCGACTTAAACATTCTGGCACTCGATACGCTTAAGCCGGGGAACGAGATAAAGTTCTGGTTGGATGATAAGGGAGAGCTTGAGAAGCTCGAACTATACTTTTCGGCTGCTAGGCAGGTGGTCTTCAGCCGTTTCGATGATGGCTCCTACAATGTCGATGAGATCAATATCGAGGGCATTTGGCAGAATCGTGCCGTAGCGGGGGAGATCCAGGGGTCATTTTATCTCTCGGCTAAGCGAATGGGGTTAGATTCAGGCGAGATCCAGCGAATAGAGTCTTTGCTGAAGGAGAAATTAAATTTTGCCCGGGATCTGAGGGCGGGTGACAGTTTCTCAGTGCTGATGAGCGATCAATATATCGATGGCTCAATGACGGGCGCAAGCGATATTTTGGGGGTAAGCATTCAGCGTGGCCGAAGTCATATTAATGCCTACCAAAACAGTGATGGCAACTTCTATGATGAAAAAGGGCAGAGTCTAGCGCGGGCTTTTCAGCGTATTCCCCTTCAAAGAAACTATCGTATCAGCTCGAGCTTTAATCCTCATCGTCACCATCCGGTAACAGGGCGCACCTCTCCTCACAATGGTACCGACTTTGCCACACCAATCGGCACTAAGGTTATCGCGCCGGGTGATGGTATCGTCTCTTTGGTGACCGACCATAGATTTGCGGGTAAGTATGTGGTGATAGAGCACGGCAATAAATACCGTACACGTTACCTGCACCTCTCGAAGGCATTAGTGCATAAGGGGCAGAGGGTCTCACGTGGTCAGGTTATCGCCCTATCGGGCAATACCGGCCGCATTACCGGGCCGCACCTTCATTATGAGTTTCATGTGAATGGCAGGCCGGTCAACCCGATGAAGGCGAATATCCCCATGGCGAGTCAGCTGTCACGTAAGCAGATGAACTCTTTCGAGCAGTTGGTGCAGGTTCGTCAAATGATGATGGGCCAGAGTTAACCGTTTAGGTTCGTTATTATGTCCAATACGCCAGCCTAGTCGCTGGCGTTTTTATCTCCGCTATCTCTATCAACCTCTTTCTATAATTGCTGCTTTTTTATTCGGTAAATTCGCTCACCTAGTATAATTAAATAACAGCATCACTGTGTTCAGTTCTGGCTGGTTGTTGAGCTCGATTCGTTAGGCCGACATAAAAAGGTTTTTAGTTATCAAATGAGGAGGGGACAATTGCAGCTCATTGTGTTTTTTATCCTGTCATTGACCCTGTTGAGTTCAGCTAACGCCAGAACGCTCACCATCGCATCGAGCGAAGGGCCACCGCATATGATTAATGATATTCATCATGGTATCGATCTCGATATCGTCGAAGCGGTACTCAGGCGTCTCGGTCATGACGTCTCCTATGAGTTTATGGGGCTTAAACGTGCGCATCGAGAGCTGAAATTAGGAAGAGTGGATGTGACGGCCCCTGTTTTTATGCAGGCGGACGGCGAAGGTAGCTATATCTCTGATTCAATTGTTCTTTATCAACCTATGGTCTTCTCTCTTAAAGTCAGTGGTCTTAAGCCAGAGACAATATCAGATCTACAGGACCACAGTCTGCTGACCTTTCAGGGGGCGCCGGGATACTTCGGCGAATCGTTTAAACAGGTCGCCCGGGGAGACTCATATCAGGAGTTGACCGATATGGGGGCGATCGCAGAACTGTTAACTAAAGGTCGTTATGAGTATGCGGTATTAGATAAATACATTTTTTATTACTATTACCGCCTGAATGATAAACAGCGTGATGTGACTATCTTTACTGAACACAAGTTGATCCCGCCAGTGCCTGCCAGCAGTGCCTTTCACGATGAAAAATTAAGGGACGAGTTTAACCGGGAGTTGCAGCTGTTTATGAAAAGTCAGGAATATAAACAGATATTCGAACGATACCTGGGTTCAGCCTTGCTCAGTATCGAGCTATCAACTCCCGAGTCTGAATTTGAACCTGAAGCGGATTTCAGGTTCAAT
This window harbors:
- a CDS encoding MgtC/SapB family protein; translated protein: METSIYQLLLLGSALAIGLLVGVERGWSNRNIAEGKRVAGLRTFGLIGLLGGITGLLTSQLGALILAVAFACVTAMTVAAYLISSRETSDIGMTSNMAMVITFLLGALAGLDQIVIAAVCGVVTTLLLRSKHFLHKLLMQLSQAELNAGLNLLIISVVLLPVLPDQGYGPWQAINPYETWLMVVLIALISFVGYFMIRMLGAQRGILMTGFAGGLLSSTALTLQLSRLSRDHPSLQQLCSVGVLVACGVMFPRMILVVALIKPALVDALFIPLVLMLAVAFGCAALIYRHNGNQLVLDDVQPKNPLKLASAMLFGLLLVTVALVGRAIVEWLGESGVFLIALVSGVADVDAINLTLSRMAGEDISPDMAVLGIVLASISNTLFKGCLAVFVGGAGMIRWVMLPLVLTAATGLLTIWLL
- a CDS encoding exonuclease SbcCD subunit D — encoded protein: MKFIHTSDWHIGRQLHNQSLIDDQRHILVQILALAEEHEVDAVIIAGDIYDRSIPPANAVALLDDVVNSLVNVMKLPVIMIAGNHDGHERLGFASRQMSDSGLHIIGPLHKELSPITLKGKSGSAVFYGLPYADPATVRQVFDCEAGSHEQAMGVLLEQVHEHDSQGLPKVVIGHCFLDGGSESESERPLSIGGADKISPTLFTPFNYTALGHLHGPQYKGEEQVRYSGSILKYSFSEQHQKKSVTLVDFDSQGKAQIELLPLTAKRDVRIVEGELSALLEAGKTDPNCDDYLMVRLLDKHAILDAMGKLRSVYPNVLHLERTGLMTDNGQLEIRRDHIKKGELDMFTEFFSQVSGDPMNEAQQQAMVQAIDELHKGEQVS
- a CDS encoding AAA family ATPase; the protein is MRPLSLSMSAFGPFASTQVTDFSALGSNPLFLINGPTGAGKTTILDAICFALYGKTTGDEREGSQMRCDLSVDTLLTEVTFSFALGEKQYRIRRVPEQQRAKKSGDGYTVQKPEAQLYRVDSDGTEHLLVASKVSEATAEIEQLTGLDADQFRQVMVLPQGKFRELLMADSKDREKIFSQLFQTQIYRKIEDKLKLQASKIRNDVRDHRNKCDGMLHSVSLDSDEALNAELAEVTPRLTQASESKDKAKLALIDANKQLESAKLLVNDFDALDKLQQTATHLAEQKEAIAERQLQFENGQKAQQLKPVLDMSLARESEVAQAQAGITQAQFSKQQTEQALTISQAKFDTLAEQEQKLQDVQSNEQYLNSLKPQLLGLDGLEKELHTAMLSLNRAKDKGIKASATLKGIELERQNAELRVPQLEQVASELLNVQQTLTAQGELIERYQQWQVAGNQVAKTEQALKLAEEKGKQFRLEAKEKGDAYDQLQLIWHRGQASILAQKLNPGEPCPVCGSAEHPNPAHSEQVLPTEDDLESSKLVCETAKGVLNQVIADYKGLKAQLQEQAKLRDEYQQRLGEWASHPLESLQSHLEQVQLQVNHANAAAQELTQLRLQLQTWLTKERELQHQLEADREYFHTLQNNSASLQGKRDQALAAIPDQYRSLDALNTAINQAQVLLNGLQQTIGEIRQAHTQAREQDAAQTEALAAAQSNSIRATQKSDEAQVDLNGQLAASGFENKQALTQALLSSEALKLIADEIAKYRQDCIANQTTLAQLAEKLAEQVKPQLAEFEGRVASTQAEQQEAEHSWQALQGRVTQLTQTQKQLHEADNQAKKLEEEYAVIGTLADVANGNTGNKISLQRFVLSVLLDDVLLEASHRLQVMSKGRYRLLRKEDRAKGNKASGLELEVEDAYTSKVRPVATLSGGESFMAALSMALGLSDVVQAYAGGIKLDTLFIDEGFGSLDQDSLDLAIRTLMDLQSTGRMIGVISHVSEMKEQIGTRVDIIKSSMGSETRLVLP
- a CDS encoding peptidoglycan DD-metalloendopeptidase family protein produces the protein MQTGKFSFFKMSQINTQVLSFLQESSIHKKVLLGAGLLIGAAILWPTHQQVLPQRIPIDLDIDALVSQISSTVATEAVSVVKPDFDKSIISGDTLSGLFVQAGVDQQTMYRVLEADLNILALDTLKPGNEIKFWLDDKGELEKLELYFSAARQVVFSRFDDGSYNVDEINIEGIWQNRAVAGEIQGSFYLSAKRMGLDSGEIQRIESLLKEKLNFARDLRAGDSFSVLMSDQYIDGSMTGASDILGVSIQRGRSHINAYQNSDGNFYDEKGQSLARAFQRIPLQRNYRISSSFNPHRHHPVTGRTSPHNGTDFATPIGTKVIAPGDGIVSLVTDHRFAGKYVVIEHGNKYRTRYLHLSKALVHKGQRVSRGQVIALSGNTGRITGPHLHYEFHVNGRPVNPMKANIPMASQLSRKQMNSFEQLVQVRQMMMGQS
- a CDS encoding substrate-binding periplasmic protein, with the translated sequence MQLIVFFILSLTLLSSANARTLTIASSEGPPHMINDIHHGIDLDIVEAVLRRLGHDVSYEFMGLKRAHRELKLGRVDVTAPVFMQADGEGSYISDSIVLYQPMVFSLKVSGLKPETISDLQDHSLLTFQGAPGYFGESFKQVARGDSYQELTDMGAIAELLTKGRYEYAVLDKYIFYYYYRLNDKQRDVTIFTEHKLIPPVPASSAFHDEKLRDEFNRELQLFMKSQEYKQIFERYLGSALLSIELSTPESEFEPEADFRFN